The region TGAAGAACTGGAGACAAGCTGGGGTTCTGCTCTTTCCTCTCATCTCCACAGATTTCTCAGAGGAGAATGGGTGTAAGAAATGAATCCGCAGTGACTGAGTTTCTTCTTTCAGGATTAACTGACCAGCCAGAGCTTCAGCTGCCCCTCTTCTGCCTCTTCTTAGGGATTTATATACTTACGGTGATAGGAAACCTCGGCATGATCTCAATAATCGGATTGAGTTCTCAATTCCACACCCCCATGTACTATTTCCTCagtagtttgtcttttttttagatttctgcTATTCTGTCATTACCCCCAAAATGCTGGCAGGGTTTTTATGCAGAGATAAAGTTATATCCTATTCTGGATGCATGACCCAGctgtttttcttctgtatttttctcatttctgaatGCCGGCAGCAATGGCCTATGACAGCTTATGTCGCCACCTGCAGCCCCCTTCTCTACAATGTCATCATGTCCCCCAGGGTCTGTTCTCTGCTGGTGGCTGCTGTCTTCCCATTAGGTTTTACTGATGCTGTGATTCATGGTGGTTCTATGTTAAGGTTGACTTTCTGTGAATCAGACatcattaaacattatttctgtgaCATTGTTCCTCTCATTAAACTCTCCTGTTCCAGAACTTATATTGATGAGCTTTTGATTTTTGTCATTGGAGGATTTAACATAGTAGCCACCAGCTTGACAATCATCATTTCATATGCTTTTATCCTCTCCAGCACCCTCCACATCCACTCTAAAGAGGGCCGGTCCAAAGCCTTCAGCACCTGCAGCTCCCACTTGACAGCTGTTCTTATATTTCATGGGTCTCTCATGTCCATGTAATCTCACACCTGCTTCCAGCAGTTCACTAACCCAGGAGAAAGCGTCCTCAGTATTTTACACCAGCGTGATTCCCATGTTGAATCCCACGATATATAGTTTGAGGAACAAGGAAGTGAAAAATGCACTGATGAAACTCTTAAGAAGAAAAGTATCTTCACAATtaataagcttttttaaaaatttattggggtatagttgctttacaatgttgtgttagtttctgctgtacaacaaagtgaatcagctatatatatatatatatatatatatatatatatatatatatatatcccctacctcttggatctccctcctgccccccaatCCTACCCATATTaagatttatttatgtattcataatcatatgtgtgtttgtttgcatttatgccgagtctttaaaaataatttgaagtgaggtaaaattatatatatgtataattctgaatatatatattatatacattcagATTACTAAATACATTCACACACAATAagattaataaaatgtaaaacaacaaGTATAAAAGTGAGAAATAGCAAATATCTTCAACTTAAAGTTCAGTATCATTCTGGGgttttaatatcaatttttaacctttattttcctgaatctaagcaaaaagaaaacaaaatcctgaAATACTGTATAGTCAcgtgagaaataaaaacacactaTATATTTTGATATGACAAAGTCTTTCCTCTTATTTATCTCACTCAAAAGAGACTTCTTTAATGGAAATCTGTATAGGAAACATTGAACAGTATGGTAGAAATCATTACAACAACTTTATAATAAATgtggaagaattttaattttaataattggcTCATTAAAGGCCAATGTTTGATTTAACATTAAGTGCAATTTAATGAAGAAGATACAGCAAAAGGCTAAGCTAATACAGTCCCAGTATTTGACCTCAGGTGATCAAAGGATAAGACTTAGAATATCTACGTTAGGAGATTATACTTTTACAGACTTATCTAAACACCTTGTTTTTTCCTGTGTGACCAGTACATATGCAGTATTTTACAactttatgtttatttcttttgagttggtttttcactctaggttgtaaactaggtgcctttaatttcttccttataaaatgttttgaattaaacataatgaaaaagtttATAGTTTTCAATAATAAACTCTTACACAATAAACCAAGATAATGCACTGTATGGGGAAGGCAATGTATAGAATTTctaatcttttaaatttgttaaggtgtgttttatggtccAGAATGTAGTCTAtcttgaagaatgttccatgtgaacctcagaagaatgtgtatttttctgtttggGGATGAAGTAAtctatagatgtcaattatatccagttgattaATGGTGCTATGGAGTCCAACTATATACTTTTTCCCCACCTGCTggatttcttcatttctgatagAGGGCTGTTGAATTCTTcaactataatagtggattcatctgtttctccttgcagttctatcggTTTCTGCCTCACATATTTTCACACTCTGCTGTTGTCAGTAAGCACATACACAATAgaaattgttatgtcttctttcagattgacccctttatcattatataaagcTCCTCTTTATCTTGTCACTGTTGGTTGCAATATCCTGTATATTGGATCAAATTGTTAATTGTATTATtcaaatgttattcttttttaaattttatttatttatttatttatttatttaggccgtgttgggtctttgttgctgcacgcgggctttctctagttgcagtgagcgagggctactcttcgttgtggtgtgcgggcttctcattgtggtggcttctcttgttgcggagcacggggtctagacgcccaggcttcagtagttgtggcatgtgggctcagtagttgttgcccacaggctcagtagctgtggctcacaggctctagagtgcaggctcattagttgtggcatacgggcttagatgctccacggcatgtgggatcgtcctggaccgggctcaaacctgtgtctcctgcattggcaggcggattcttaaccactgcaccaccacggaagcccaatatatttatttttgctctaggtgacaggctccagtagttgcagcacacaggctcaatagttgtggctcgtgggctctagagcacaggcgcaataattgtggtgcacgggcttagttgctcctcggcacgtgggatcttcccggaccagggatcgaacctgactcccctgaattggcaggtggattcttaaccactgtgcaatcagggaagtcccaaatcttATTTACTCTTACTAATTGTTTTGCCTGCTTTCTATTTCTTAAGAGATCATTTATCTCTTAAGTATAATTAAACCTCCCATTACAGATATGAATTTGTCTCTTTCTCCTACTAGTACTGTCaggatttgctttatatattctgaagtcaTAGTTTTGGTAGGTACAGATTTAGAATTGTTGTATTTTAGACTATCCCAGTTTAGCTCTGGCAACTTCTTGTCATAAAGTctactttgatattaatatagctacacttactttttttccttagagTTTGCATTATGTATCTTTTTCAATTCTTTCACATTCAACATGCCTGTGCCCTTATATTTAAGGTCTCTTGTAGCAGTGTATAGTTGGGATTTGTATCTAGTCtgaaaattttaattagaaaattcaACATATTTACATGTAATATCAATACATATTGGCGTATCTATGTCCTTAACTCCATTTCACATTATTATTATcctgagtttttattataaatatatttaaaactttatgaaatcattattattattttctaagtcTAAATTAATTCACATTGCCCACATATTTAAATTCTATGttgttcttaatttctttctatcAATACATATCTGAATTTCTTCTATGTCAATAACaatctttactatttttttttcatgtagacGTGCTGACAATAAACACTTTCAGGttattttttacttgaaaatacctctatttcatctttttttgatggatttttttttttctggacttaGATTCTAGGTTGGCAGTTGATTTTTCCTCTTCCCCCAAGCATTAGCCTATTAGTCAATTTGGTTATGTTATGCCACATTAGCTAACAACCTCCCACATTTTAATGGCTAACAAAAAATAAGAAGATTTATTTCTCAACCACATTGTATGTTAATGGCTCTCTATCTGCTTCTCTGCCCCACACATGTTCTCATTCTGGATTCAGACTAAAGCAGCAGCCCCTACCAGGGACGTGCCATTTTTGTGACAGAAGGAATAGAACAATATCTCAAACTTTAGCTCAAGCATTGAGCACTTCAGGTCCACTCATATGCCATTTTCTAAAGCATGTCACATGGCCAGTGTGACAATGGGAGGTATAAGTGTAGATACGTAATCATCTTATAAAGAAAAGGGGTACATAATAAATGAGAACAATAACGCAATCTACCAAAGTTGATTTGTGTTTCACTGTGTTTgcagttctcttttctttgcctttatttttcaatCACTATTTCTGCTTCTATTTTACATGTGTCTCCAGGAATCAAAATataactggatttttttaaactaatccaACAGTTTTTGACTTTTAATAGGTAAAAATGTCAAAGTTTCTAGACTTTCAGAGGGAAACTGATGAGTCCCAGAAACTAAGTTTGCGATGTTGAGCTAAATGGAGCAGACTAGAGCcacaatacaaaaaaataaaacaaaaacgtgCGGGAGTCCACTGTCCGAGAGTAATGCCACCTGTACTCTCTATTCCATGTCTGGCCACTTTGGAGGGTCTTTACACCCTATCTTTTGGAGATTACGTTTGATCAATCTAGAAAATGTCTGTGTTCACTTAGTGGCACCTAACATCACTCCAACTCACAGCCTAAGGATTTTCAGGCTAACTTAAGGATTAGGTataaactaagaaaataaatgaagacaaagtcACCTTTTACAGGTCATGGCAAGAAATGAAgaatttttctacattttaacagagaaagaagggaaagattATCATTTCCAGAGCATTAAGTCTGACATAATTTGGTCAGTTATTTGGGAAAAtcaaaagttttcctttttttggcaggggtgggggccatgcgattgaacctgggccatggcagtgaaagcctggaatcctaaccactaggccaccaggaaactcccTCAAAAGTTTTCTATGTTTCAGTTTCTCTAAAAGTCTAAAGCAGACCACCAAGTTTTTATTaattgaataaaacaaaacacatggtGTAATTCCCCTAGAGTCCTAAACATGTCTATTTGGCATCTCCAACTAAATTtgtaattgtgattttttttcagggtTAAAACTCTTTGATTACAATAATAGTAGTTAACCTCTTTACCTCATATTCCCAAGAGTCATTCTCAATTAAATCCTTAAGAGCAAGCAAGAGCTTCAAGTATGGCATTTTACTCATGGCCTATTTTCATAGCAAAAAGGACACATCACATCCTAGATACACAAAGAAGAAGTAGAAGTTCAAAGTTCCATTTATCTTATAAAGGATTTGGAGTTTCAGATTAAACACATGAAAACAACTGGTAAGCTGATTCCAAGTCAGTGTAATGGATTTTGTGACAGAGCTGAACAAAGATATAATAGGCCATCCACAGTAAGTCTCTCAGGCTAGAAAAATATTTGGGAAGAATGTTTATATTTAGCCCTTGATGAGCTACATGATCCTAAATATCCCTTCCAATGCTAAGATTTTTCTGAATCTAAAATATTCCAGTTACTCAATTATTCAAAGTAGTAAGAACAACATTTCCAAATGTGGAACATAGCAGTGAGAGTAACATTTTTGCATTGACTAAACTAGAGAACTGAGTCCTGGTTCAGTTTTATGTGACTTATTTACTCATCTAGACCATAACCAGAGCCTCTCTGACCTTTTTTCCCTCTCTGCGAAAGTGGGAATAAGAGTCCATATTGTGACTATCGCTAAAGAATGCAAGTCTTTGGAGTCAGATAGACCTGGAATTTAATCTGGCTTTGCCACACACTAGTTATGTGACTTTAGGTAAATGATTTAAGTTCCATAAGTTTCTAATTTTTCACAAGCAAAATGTAGATCACAATACCTACTCCCTACTTCAAAAGGTTATCGAACTTATATGTATGAAATAGCAGAGCCTTGAAACGGATTAAAACAGCTACTGACACAACTGCAAGGAAAATATGATAAATTCAAAATCATTTATAGGGATGCTTTAATATTCATCTATCAGAAACTAATAGATCAAAACAAAAGGTGGTATGGAAACAAACAGTacaaacctaaaaatcagcaaggaaatTTTGCATCTAAGAAATAGGTGATACACTTTCTTTTCTAATGCCATCCAGATTTTTAAAGCACTTAACAAAGTGCCTGGCCGATAATGACCAAGAACTCAATGTACGTTAAGTACATAGTATCACAGCTATTAATTGAAACCTAAACATAGAAACCAAAGCCTTTTGAGAAGATGAGAAGAGTGACTTCATCTGTACAGGCTTGAGGCCAGTATTGGGACCAACCGGTGTAAGTTACTGGGAAAAAAGGTTTTACCTCAAGTTAATAAAGAATTTCTAAAGGCTGGAGATGATCTAATATGAAATAAGATACATGAATAAGCAGTCTGTTTTCCACAACTGAAAGATTCTAAGTATAGATAGCTTGACTTTTTTGGACAGGAAAATGTGGTAGATTTGGAAAGATGGCCCCTGGATTGTGAAATTTTCCAAGAAATCCAAGTCAGAGCAAGAAAATTGCTCATCACGCAGCATTTAGAAGGAATCAAACGTACAATTCTGAAAAATTAacgttctttttatatttaagtatGCAGAATACATGCTGAGAATTGTGGGGTCAGTTTTGAATTGCCCACAAGGTATaggaatattttccattttattatatgGTAAAAGCATATGCTGGAAACAGTGTGGCTTGCAAGGTCAAATAGCCTTAGGGTCTTTACACTATCAAAGATTTTACTGTGGACAGAAGTCAAGCAGGTGCAGTACAGATCTGTGTTATCACATCTCTACTGCGTattaatattttcacatttttattactCATGGAGATGGAGTTGACAATATTTTTTCCTCCATATTTTATCCTTACAGGTGCCACCTTCACTTCCATCCACCCTTATCCCAgtcttatttattttggtttttttttagcaaaatatttattgaacagctaCTTTGTGCCAAGTACTGTGTTAGTTGTTTGCTGATAAGAACTTACCTCGTTTCAACCCTCACTATCATCCTGAGTGGAAGATATTTATGGCATTTCCATTTataagtgagaaaactgaagtcacATCTAGAACAGAAATAGAACTCATACTACAGGCCTCCAACTGCAAACACACTCACCACTATATCGTGTTGCTCGGCTTATCCATAAAACTAAAGTGAGAAATTATTTGGCTTTTTAAACATTCGTCCACAATTTCAGATACTTAAGGTAATATCTTGTGAGAGGGGTTCagagtaatttatatatatatgaattgatccctggaaataaaaggaaatggaaacCTCATATGCTACAATTCAGTAAGGATACTGAAACCTGGAATTTAAAAGAGAtattaagagagaaaatatttaattattttccagtttcacTCAGTTACCTGCTCCATCTATAGTCCAATCAGCAGCGAACAAGTCTGATTAGCAAAAGGAGTAGTGACATATCAATATGAACCATTAAAATAACTTTGAAAGAGGTATACCTTCATAACTACGAAGAAAATCATATAATTAAGCTATATATGCCTTTAATGAATTGTCCAGTAAACAATGTCTTGTTCAGCTtgttacacatacacataaatgttttagaagttttaaaattataaagtaagtcatttctttgcttttaaatCATTGCCAGCTGGAGGTTAGGATgtttaaaacaagcaaaacaaacaaaaaaaactgtgttCAGAGAATAAAGGGGAGATGAACATTTAATCTCATTTAATGATATAGGCATGTATTGACAATGGAACAAGAAGAAAGCAAGTGGAGTATTTTCCCAAGAAGAAAATGGCACAAGAAATGGTATACAATAAAtagttgagaggtttggtggatATCAGGAAGCACTTGCATATAAGCCAGAATCCAAAAAATGGTTCCAACTAAAACAAACagttgaagtcagacagaaaggaACAGTGAATCTGAATGTTGGATAATCAATAAACTGAATGGCCTGGTATTGCAGTTTTCTACATTTAATTAGATAATGTTGAATGCAATTAATAAACTACGCATTTCTAATTACCCATCCTTGTATAGATTGTGCTCCAAAATTTTTTCACAAAATAGTAAACCAGCTTTTTTCTCTAAATAATTTATGTGACACATGATGGGCTAAAGGGGTGATGGGCTAATGGCTTAAAGTTCCAAGAGAAGACATTTCCTTCTAATTCTAATAAAGGGAAATCTTCCATTTCTGTATGTGGTATaatgtgaaaattttaaagattgcCCTGAATAATTTTTATAGAACCACAAACTCTCAGAAATTTAAAGGCCACTTAGTCCAATATTCCAGTATGGTTGTTAAACCATCACTAAATTATTAGTATTTACTTTGGTGCTGCTATTGTTACGTATTTTTAATCGCTTGTGCACAGGATTAGAACAATTATAACCTTTGATTCATAGTAAATTTTGACCTTTGGTCCATTCATGACTTTCGtttattttactgtttgtttattgtttttaataataaaatctgTTATCCTACCACTAACCCAAGAACTAgaacatttattaataaattacaGCTACCTATATGCTCTTACTTCATCCCATCTCCTGTTTCTTTACATAACGACAATAAATTTTCTCATCTCCTGTTTATATACTGTTTTATCATAAATACAAATATTCTAAACAATAGATggtttcattttaattatattacgACTCTATATGGTCTTCTGGAACTTGCTTCCCCCCCGTCCAGCTTAATTAAGGTATAAAATGTGatggttttatatatgtatacattgtgaaatgattgccacaatcaagttaattaacatattcatCATCTCACATTATTacctttgtgtatatgtgtgtgtgatgagaacacttgAGATTTACTCTCAGGAAATTTAAAGAatacaatacattattattaacaatagtcaccatgctgtacattaggggtcttcagaacttattcatcttataacagaAAGTTTGTACCATTTGATCAGTATCTCCACTTACCTCCATCCTTCCTGGCCTCTGGTattcaccattctattctctgttactatgagttcaactttttttcccccctggcttatttcacttagcataatgtcctccaggttcatctacattgtcacaaatggcaggattccccttttttttaaggctgaatagtaaaTTCCATtgcgtatgtatatatatagttttctttatctattcatctattgatggacacataTCATGACACAAagatgtttctatatcttggctactgtgaataatgctacaatgaacatgggaatgcaggtATCTATTCTAAAtagtaatttcatttccttcGGATAAAcatccagaagtagaattgctggattatataataattctactttcagtttttgagaaacatccatactgttttccataatggctgtaccaatttacattcccaccaacagtgtacaagagttcccttcAGAAAGCcaaaagataacaaatgttggtgaggatgtggagaaaatggactTGCTATTTTTACTCAAACTTAAGTTATTGGAAGTTATCCATTTTTTCACCTGTAGCTGTAACTCACTCATCTTTTTTCATTACAGTTATATTTCATTGTGAAAAGattcttatttattctttctctgtcAGAGGGCATTTAAGTTGTTCTCACTTTTTTGCTAACATAATCACTCATGCTCTGAATAATTGTGCATATGTTTCCTAGTGCAGATGCATGCACAAGTTTCTCTTGAGTGTATTGGTGGGTTCTAGAGTTGGTAGTTGTTCAACTTTACAAAATAATGGCAACCTTTTTCCCAAACTGACTGTTTCATTTTACACATGCATCAGCAATAACTAAGATTCTGTTGATACATATATTCTCTGACAAATCTCTGGTATTTTCAAAATTCCTGTTTTTAGACAATTGAATGGATGTGAATtggtatctcatggtggttttgatatGTACCTGTTAACTAATAAGATAAGCATCTCTTCTTATGTTTACTGTTGTGTTTCTGTGAGTTTCTATTCATAATTTTTGctgatttttctattgggttgttggtatttctgttattgatttttaaggaTCTGGAGTTTACTCTCTATTTTACACAAAGATAttgtggcattattttattcttttttatggctgagtagtattccatggtatatatataccatgtctttttttattcatttattatcatactaagtgaagtaagtcagacaaaaaaagacaaatatcatatgatatcacatatatgtggaatctaaaatatgatagaaatgaacttacttacaaaacgaaaacagactcacagacatagaaaacaaacttatgcttgccaaaggggaaaggggaaaggataaattaggagtttgggattagcagatacaaactactatatataaaaaataaacaacaaggtcctactgtatagcacaggtaactatagtcaatatcttgtaataacttataatggaaaagaacatgaaaaagatatatatatatatatatatatatatatgtataactgaatcactctgctgtacgctcaaaactaacacaacattgtaaatcaactacacttcaattaaaaaaacaaaaaaaagatattgtATCTTGCCCAACTGgatgtttgtcttttttgttttccatcaGGTCCTTTTGAATAGTaagaattcttaattttaaaatatctgaatttATTAATATTAGTTCTTATGGTTAAgacttctttcattttaaaaggaaactatAGAATTTCAGAAATATGTCAGTTTATATgtctttctgtttaatttttgcttttatatttaaatctgtaGTCCAGCTGAAATTGATATTTGTGTAGGTAATAACCCAATTTTATTGCATGTATTTTTCCACCTTCCCTGTTTTTCAATACTTATTTTTCCACTGGTTTGCTATGCATATCAATCACATATCAAAGTCCTCTATTTTCCATAGGTCTGTTTTATGAGCTTTCTATTCTCTGGTCAATTTGTCTATCACTGCACAAATACTACACATTCTTAATTATaatcactttattattattaatatgtgATAGTGTAAATCTTCTTTCCTATACAGTGTAGATTAAAGTGGTGATAGTGGACATCCTTACCTAATCCTGAGTTTCAATACTTCTAATGTATCCTCATTTCAAATAGTATTTTTGATAGATACTTTACAGCAAGTCAAATataataagttcatttctatttctatcttCTACTTGTGTTTATCATTAATGTGTATtgaaatttattaaatactttatcTGTCAGTTGAGATGATAATGTGGTTTGTCCTTGAATCTGTCAATGTgacaaaatatttatagaaattttaatgttaaattatccttgtatccctgggataaacaaATGCATACACACTGTTGATTTTGATTTGCTATTTCTTTATAGAGAATATTTGCATGTAGTCATGAATAAACTAGGGCtgtaatttccctttttttcccataTTTATCTGGTTTTAATCTTAATGTTATTACTGACTTCATAGAATAAGTTGAAGAATAtctcttttttcaattttctcaGTTTGTTATGACATTGCAATAATTTGTTCCATAAAAAGTTcagtagaattcacttgtgaaatcATGTGGACCTTGTGTTGTCTTTATGATAAGATTTTAATCACTTCTTTGATTCCTTCAATAGTCTTAAGACTATTCAGGCCTTTGAATTTCCTTCAGTCTATTGTGATAAGAAtgtaatttatccattttttctcaacTTTCAAATGAGATGGCATATAGTTGGTAATATAGTCTCATTAACtgtttaatgttttccttatTCTATTATTCATTCTCAATATAATGtaattttgctttctctctcttcttttttgtccCTTGATGAATCTCACTGGTAATTTGTCTTTTCAGAAAACCAGTTTTGGCTGTactaatcatttcttttttatccttGTTTCCCCATTTTAATTGATTTCTCCTTTAATCTATGTTTGCTTTCATctgcattttttattttcctaatttttttctaaacttttctaATTGTCAACCTTTCTTTTATAAATGAACTTTCTAGGTCTATAAAGGTCACTCATAGAATCATTTTCCtatatcccacaaattttgatatgtaccATTCagttctgttttccatttccattgtgatttcctttttgatccaTGAATTATCTGggagagtatttttcatttccaaatacATGGATATTTTAATACATCATttgattattaattaattaattgtgttGGGTTCTGAGAACACATTTTTTGCTACCTAGTCAAAGTTTCTTGAGGCATGTTGTATGGCAAAGtatgaaatgtttttaaatcttTCGTACATATTTAACAAGGGTATATATTCTCTACCATATAAGTGAAGAATTCCATAAAAGCCCAATATATTAAGTTTCTTTACTGTGCTACTCATATTATCTGTATGCTTTAAGAGTTTTTGAATGAGAGTTTTATTGAAATCTTGCACTATGATGATAGTGCTGAAGCTGTTTTCTAGGTAAATGCATGTTTAGAATTGTAATAAGTTGTGatgaattaaaacttttttttatcatAGAGTGGCTCTGTCAATCCCTGATGATGCTTTTTGTCTTAATTTCTATTTTGCC is a window of Eschrichtius robustus isolate mEscRob2 chromosome 11, mEscRob2.pri, whole genome shotgun sequence DNA encoding:
- the OR8D4 gene encoding LOW QUALITY PROTEIN: olfactory receptor 8D4 (The sequence of the model RefSeq protein was modified relative to this genomic sequence to represent the inferred CDS: deleted 3 bases in 2 codons), with translation MGVRNESAVTEFLLSGLTDQPELQLPLFCLFLGIYILTVIGNLGMISIIGLSSQFHTPMYYFLSSLSFLDFCYSVITPKMLAGFLCRDKVISYSGCMTQLFFFCIFLISECRQQWPMTAYVATCSPLLYNVIMSPRVCSLLVAAVFPLGFTDAVIHGGSMLRLTFCESDIIKHYFCDIVPLIKLSCSRTYIDELLIFVIGGFNIVATSLTIIISYAFILSSTLHIHSKEGRSKAFSTCSSHLTAVLIFHGSLMSMNLTPASSSSLTQEKASSVFYTSVIPMLNPTIYSLRNKEVKNALMKLLRRKVSSQLISFFKNLLGYSCFTMLC